ATGGTCTGAAGAAGAGAATCATAAACATTAGTATATATCGCAGTGGTAATTGGAGTGCTGTTCTAGTAGTTGGCCGCTTTTCGAATTAGAATCCCACTCTGTTCTTGCGCTTAAGTATTGAagtatatttgattgcttgtctTGATTGGTCTATacttatacatatatgcatctTGATCCTTTTGCTTGGGAATCTGCTCATGTAATTTCATCAAATGATTTGCAGCGAATGATCATGAGAACAGTTAAAGCTGACGACATAATACTTAGACAATGGAGAGCTCATGGAACGAAGGATGGGATTTCTGTTCTCATGGATCATGAACTGATGTTTCCTGTTGTGCAAATTGGATCACAGTTTTCTAAATGGATAACAATCCATAACCCAAGCATGGATCATGCAGCCATGCAGTTGATACTGAACTCTGAGGAAATGATTGACCAGTGCAAAACTGTAAATGATGCATGCGAGTGTGCATTCTCAAGCAGATCTCCAGAGATTGACTCAACAGAGACTAGATTTGGTTTCTCGTTAAGTGATGCAGCAATCACTGAGGCCTATGTTGGTCCTTGGGAGACTGCTTTGCTTGGTCCTGTTGTCTTCCGTCCTTCGAATGGGTGCATGTGGTCGAGCATGGTTTTGATCAGAAACAATCTGTCGGGAGTGGAGATGCTGCCTCTTCGAGCACATGGTGGACGGCAATCTATTGTCCTTTTAGAGGGATCTGAACCTGTTTGGAAGCTAGAGTTTAACCTTGGGTCCCATGTTCAGAATAAATCAACACTGTCCAAGTCAGAGGTCCCAAGCCCTTTGTGCCGTGACCAGTTGTCTAAGGAGATACATGTAAAAAATAGCGGTGACCTTCCTCTTCAAGTGACAAAGGTAAAAATTTCCGGAGCTGATTGTGGTGTGGATGGATTTACTGTGGACAACTGCAAGGGATTTAACTTAGCGCCAAGTGAATCTATAAGAATGCTCATTTCTTTTCAAGCTGATTTCTCTTCAGCTATGGTTCAGAGAGATCTTGAGTTGACCATGAGTACCGGTATCTTTGTAATCCCTATGACTGCAAATATTCCAGTCTGTATGCTTAGCCAGTGCAGAAAATCTTATCTCAGATCCATCCATTGGAAGTGGCTGGTGCTCTTCTTTGGAGCTGTAACCATACTTGTTCTGATCTTTGTACGAAATGTGCCACATTCTTGGTCAGTGGGTTCTCAAGATTATTACACGAAAATTGATGACAGAAAAAGTAGCATGAACAAGACTGTTAAGCCCCCTTTCCTTCAGCACAGCAACAAAAAATCCAGGTAAATTTTGATCAGTGCCAGTCTCTCCCAAGTTCTGTTCCATTTTACATGATCTAAGTTTCTGATTAATTATGGCTTGTTCACAGGTCAATAAGGGAACACAGAAGAGCTGAAGAAGCTCTAACTGAGAAATACCCTGCCAGTGTTCTCGATAGCTCAAAGATGACAAATGACAAGAACAATCCAGATGAACAACTGAATACAACTTCAATTGTATCCGTGTCCCCAGCTAATCCTGTGGAAGACAAGGCGTCAAGAGAAACTCCACAGACTAGTGAAAATCTTACTATCAGGATTTCTCGAGACAGAGGGAAGCGGAGGAAGCGGAAAGTTGGTGGTACAGGACTGGCAGCGAAGTTTGAGGTTTCAAGCAGCCACAGTGGGAATTCAACACCATCTTCACCATTGTCACCAAGTTTAACCCCAAAACAAGGTTGGACTTTTTCTGGGGCACCATCAGAACTGAAGCATGAAAGTAAACTCGAGAGCGGATTTGATGTTGAGGCAACCACAGCATCAACTGGCACTAAACATAAGAAAACTTGGCTGCAAGCTGCTAAAGATCCTCCCACACCTTCAGCCACACCTGGAAACACATTGCCTTCAGCTGCTGTGTTGACCACTGCATGGCGTGCACCATTGTTGGCCACATCGTCCCCGATAGCTCTGCATGCACGTGCTCCTGGCTCAAACTTGATGAAAGATAAAGTTCTGAAGAGAGATGAGGGTGCTGCGCCAATAAAAGAGTTTACATACGACATCTGGGGAGATCATTTCCCTGGAACTCTGCTGGGTAGAGCAAGGGAGGCTGCGCCACGCAAGATGTTTGATGCTTCTGAAGGGGCCTCCTATAGTTTCTTTGCTAGAGAGCCCCAGGCCCTTATGATGAAGCCATCACCTGCACCACCTGTGTCTCGTGGCTGCGGATCACCGACGTCTGATGTAGCATCTGGTTATGGAATAAAATAAGCTGAAAGTTGAAACATTTTGACCCTGGTTTGCCTTTGCGTCCCTGCGTTCTGCCTCTCTTCTAGTAACCATGAGTCGTTATTAGTAATTTGAGAAAGCACAAAACTAAATTAAAAGCAAGAGAAAGGGAAGCAGCTTAAAActgacttttttttcttcacctATAAAATCAAACACTGAAGGACCAAGTAAAGGGGGAAAACTTTGTTCTACCATATTGttcttcttcatgttctttCCCCTGGCAATGTTAGAGAAAACAAGATCTGATTGCATTTTTGCTCCAGGCGAATGCAATTCAGAGAAACAGTTACGATCCCAGCGCTACCCTTTTTAGTGTTCATATGCTACTTGATGAGCCTCCAGCTAAAGATTCGAAAGTTCCATGTCTCACTTTACTGCCATCGGTAAGACATAAGGGAGAGTATCTTCCTTTATAAAGCAGAAGTGCTTGATGCACTTTGTTGGATGTCTCATTCGCTAATGCCAAAAATGGACCCTTTTTGTAACACGTGCAGATTAGGCAGAAAGCTTGTAGAAATGCCTTATTTGTGGATGCCAAGATCTTGCAACTTTCGTTAGCTTCCATGGTCATTTTTGCTGCCAATTCCACTGTTTCGTTTGTTACATTCCCATCAAAGTTCTTCCTGCTACAAAGAATGATAAAATCCTCTTCCTGAAGGACATTCTGACAGATGTCTGATTTCGTGGAGATCAGAAGGACTGAAGGTTTTTGCaggaactccaaaaattatgaattatGATGTATCATCGGGGATTACGAGCACTCAAAAACAGAGGGCAAAACATGGATAGCAGGAACAATCCAGGAGGGAACCCGTTCTTTATTGTCAAGTTGTATAACAAAAGCAGATCACTTACAGAATACACACGTCATCTAGCACTCCATAATGCCTTATTTTGATGCGATGCACTGATTGCCTCTCGACCCAGGAGTTCTGCTCTCCACCTCACAATGGAAAGGGAAGTAATCACCATCACTCTGCTCCAGACAATTCGATTCCATCACTTGGATCCATCACTTAGTTAAAGAGTGGTAACCTGCAATATGGAAGATTCATATGGTTCATGTCATTTCTATGTGCAATTTCAACAGTCACCAGCCTTTTTACATGTAATTTCTGATGGGCATTGGCTTGAGATGAAGAAAGTATTAGATGTACAAGGGCTCTGAACTCACCCGAGCCTGAGCGATGTATCAGAGCTGTCGTCGTCGACTGGTGGGCGCGGATAGGATGCGTTGGTTACGGATTCAGATGACTGCCCTTCCTCGTACACAACTTCTGAATCGTCACCGAGCTGCATCTCCATCCTTGCCATCCGGGTCACCTGCAGCTTCAGATCATGGCTTAAACGGATTTCACTGGAAACAAATGAACAACGGAATGGAACCTCACGCAAAGGAAAGCAGGGACTTTACTTGCTCCTTTAGCCTTGAATTCTCCTCTATCAGTTGGATTCTCTGTTTAAGAGCACAAGTGAATGtcatcaaaaaaagaaaaacaagtgaAGCTGTCAAATGAAAGGAAAAGAGGGGGAAATCTGACTAAATGTGATATTAATTTCAGCTACATCTTTCAATAGCATGTGAAGTGCTAAACTCGCTCTGAAGTTttccataaaaaataattaagctCCAGCTCTAGCCTAGGTCTAGTGCAGTAACTGAAGCTTAGCTGAAGCTCAGGCTTGGCCAAACAAGATTGTAAAGAGAGTTATACTCGCCTTTCTTTCCAGACAGCTTATCTCGTCGAGGATTTTTTGGCTCTGCAAtttggaaaggaaaaaaaataaggtATGCAACCTATCAAGACCATTGGGCAGACATGGATTGTAGAATTATTATTATTAGGTTGACAGTCGGTGCTGTCACGTATCACGTACCTTAGTTTTGAGTACAGAGCCCAGGCCGGACTCGAGGCTCTTCTCTAGCTCTTGCAGCTGCTGGAAGCTCAGCCTCTGgagctcctctcctctcatctgcCTGTAGGAAATGATAAAATGGCTGTAATTTAAACAATAATGTAATACTATTAAGCAGGGTCTTGTCTCCAAAAGACTAGCAGCTGCCTGTAGATTGTAGGAAAGATAGGCACCTGAGCTTAAGGCTCGCTTCGGCAAGCTTCTCCCTTAGTCTCGCACAAGTGCTGTCCTCCGCCTAAACATATGCCAGCAACCAAAAGTTGTTAGTATACCAACGTCATAGTCGTTGCTTTTGTCTTGCAATCTGCAGCAAATGAAGGCAACTGCAATGTAAGTTTAACTTAGTTCAGCTCACATGTGACGACTGCAGCTGGGAAGGCGCTTCTGATTTCTGCAGTGTCTTGGAATGGGAGTCGTACCGATCAATGATCTGCTTCATGCTTCagcaaaatgaaaaaaataaataaatcagacTATAGTTTGAAGATCAATCAATGTCTTCACCTAACCTTCTCATCAAGCTTCTATCAAAATACTAATCACTCCGGTCATAAAAGAGTGTCAATCACTACGCGAAAAAAAGTACATGCGTGACGGATAATAACCCTCGTGGAGTTCCCGTACCTATCACCATAAACACGTTACTGATGAGtcgtcataagtaacgggtctgTATGTGATCATTGGTggcgggtcacaacttgatatGTCACCAATTAATATCATAGGTCACGAGTTGTAACAataacccgttacttatgactgatgaacgtgtttcacattttttaaacatgaaaaaagttttaaaaaattattttttccacCTAAGAGCCACCCTAATATAGGGTCCATCGCATATGCCCAATCCACAttattttcaaacatatttcGGTCTTTGCATTTCATGAGACTCGAACCCGCGACCAAGACCTCGCGTGCGACTCCCTTACCACTTCAGATATCACGTACTTATGATAGAAACATGTTATGTTATCCTTTCAACCTTCGTTGTCAAAGGTCATAGATGACAgatcacagttatgacctgtcaaCAATGATGTTTTTCCCGAAATGTTAACCCATAGTGCTTTCAGTAAAAAGAGTATAATTTTGTATACGGACTCtaattttgacatttttttactctacggacgtctatataaaaatttacatctgtttctcccccACTTTATCGGGTTTGAAGAATTTTTTGACACTAAAAACgacttgaaagattgagttctcgccactagaagtttctgcaccgtttttgaAACACGCATTTATGTCCATAACCGTGACcctttacatcaaacttgagaaaaattgtacaacaattcatattctagtgctgctaaggtgagaaaataaaaaaaattagtatatttttctctattcattaggggtatatataggaatatgagtatatgtttgtactactatacatatatacacacacatggaATAAACCAGGAGTACATGCACTTTCAcaccacatgaaatgataactcTATATATTGATCAAGTCATTAGTAACGACTTATAATTTGACCTGTTACTACGGACTGACTAGAaggatccatcactgatgactggttaggatgacccgtcactgatgagttagccATTAATAACAGGTTAAGTTATAACctatcaccaatgactggctataaagacccgtcacctatgagtcataataagtgacaggtcacaactgcGACCCATGACTttcatcatcagtgacggatcatgttaCGATCCATCATTCATTTCACATCtttattgtctatttttcacataaTGAATGTAGACATCGACACAACCATCAATACACTACTTTGGTCACTAATTGCTAGtataaaatatatgcaaaatatagcaaaatcgTAATATTCAAAAACTACTTTTCAAGTCGAATATAATTATACCGTTTCCAAAAGTTtaatcaaaatatttaaaaaggtACTAATGGTCAAAATTTAAATGCTTTGACTCACTTCACACAACCTAAAACAACACTCTTATGTCCGGAGGGAGTGGTGATCTCAACAACTATATTGTTTTTTCTGGAAAACGAGATAAGGAAACTGGTGCTTCTTGGGGAAATCAGTTTATTTATACATGCCAAAGAACCGGTAGTATCATATTGTTGTGTCACCATCGGTATTTCATGCATGGACCAGGGGACTTGGTTCAGGCCTACTTACAGGGCAACAAGAAGGCCTGATAACTTCAGTGCGAAGATAAGAAGACGTGCATCGAAATTGTGTTTAATGTCAAAGTTAAATAAGACTTAATTACCTGCTGAAATATTATGCAACTGCAAGGTTCAGCATGCACATGCATTAATTTTCATTAACAGTAGGTGTTTCTAAGGTTTgccttgagaaaaaaaaaaacacatggatACACACACACGTATGCTTCtaagggtaatatactttgttgggactttgtgcttctccaaggcccaccacataacattccgcggtatcttatcgtaggccttctctaagtcaatgaacaccatatgcaagtccttcttttgctccctgtatctctccataagttgtcgtaccaagaagatagcttccatggtcgacctcccaggcatgaaaccaaactgatttttggtcacgcttgtcattcttcgtaagcggtgttcaatgactctctcccatagcttcatcgtatggctcatcagcttaatcccacggtaattagtacaactttgaatatcccctttattcttgaagattggtactaatatactccgcctccattcttcggacatcttgtttgcccaaaaaatgaggttgaaaagcttagttagccatacaattgctatgtctccaaggcatctccacacctcaatagggataccatcagggcccattgccttgcctcctttcatcTTTTTTAAAACCTCATTGACCTCAGACTTCTGAATCCTTCATACAAAACGCCTGTTGGCATCATCAAAGGAGTCGTCCAGCTCAATGGAAGAGCTCTCACCTTCTCCATTGAACAGCTGGTCGAAGTACTCTTGCCATCtattcttaatctcatcttccttcaccagaagtcgatctgtcccatccttgatgcatttgacttggttgacatccctcgtcttcctctcacggatcttggccatcttatagatGTCTCTTTCCCCTTCATTCGTGTTTAACCGCTGGTAGAGGTCCTCATACGCCCGACCTCTTGCTTCACTCACTGCTCGCTTTGCGGTCTTCTTCGTCACCTTGTACTTCTCTACGTTGTCAACACTCCTGTCCAAGTGTAGGCATGcatttctgtggaagaaaaacGGACGTACTAgtagtagattttttttacccTTTTCAACTACTACTACTGGAGTACGGAGTACTCTATTTGTGCTACGTACCACTACTGTCTGAAAATTAACTTAGTTACACAGAATAATCCTAGTTATTAGTAGTACTTTTAATCTTGACATACATACACCCCCCCCCCAAGTTTATGCATTTCTTCTTTTGCCTAAGTATGTGATAATTGACCCCTACAACCTCAATGGTAGTCATCATGCTAGTTTGGATTAGCTCCTCTTTTTCCGCGTAAAATCAATTCAGCACACTTTTAGTCTTGGTAGCCATTATGCTAAGTATAGATACGGCTAATTGCTGCCGTGACTTGCAGACTATACACGGtacatactccctccgttcattTTAGATGTCGTTTTAATCATCAAAACACAAAACAAGGTGACAattaattcttctttttccGCGTAACTCTTCTTTGACATATCTATCACTCCTAATTGCTCACACTTCCTATTAATAGCACCCAATCCACCACTCGTTCACTCTCCAACTTACAATGGTTTTTAATAGCAGCTCTTTAGGACAACACTACCTAGAAAGCCTAAAACAACATCTATTTAAGAACCAAACAACTTTATAAAACATCTACAGTATTTCAGAACAGAGAGAGTAGTTGCGTGCCTGCTAGAGTTAGAAATCATGATTATCTTACTATTGTATTCCATGCACCGACTAATTCATCTAAAACACTAAGCTGGTGAAAAAGGTAGGCAATAGACTTAAATTTCAACACTTACGATTACATATGAATTATATATTTTACTCGATACACCTTCAGCCCTAAGACTTCGAATAGAAGTGGGCCGCATTTCTATAATCACATTGCACATTCATGACCATAACTCAAGATTGTTTTACTCTACGCTTCTCATACTGCGGTGAGACCACTTCACCCAAAAGTCTTAGCTCATGAGGAAATGTGGACACACAATACATCAACATTTACTATTGTGTATGTCAATTGGATGGTTTAATTAACTGAAAACACATTTTTTCAACAGTAACTACTGTGTATAAATTGGATACTTTACTCAATGGAAAACACAGTTTCCAGCCTCTGCATCAACAAAGATGTTTTAATTTGAGTACAAGTCCAGATTAACCATCCATGTCGCTATTGTATAAATTACATGCAGCTTGCATTCGACATTTTCATATATGCACATGCCAAAAATCACATATTCTAGCTCTATCTTGTTCTATATATCAATGGAAAGATATGAACAAAATTACCCTTAGA
The nucleotide sequence above comes from Phragmites australis chromosome 4, lpPhrAust1.1, whole genome shotgun sequence. Encoded proteins:
- the LOC133916801 gene encoding MADS-box transcription factor 47-like codes for the protein MAGKRERIAIRRIDNLAARQVTFSKRRRGLFKKAQELSILCDAEVGLVVFSATGKLFHFASSSMKQIIDRYDSHSKTLQKSEAPSQLQSSHAEDSTCARLREKLAEASLKLRQMRGEELQRLSFQQLQELEKSLESGLGSVLKTKSQKILDEISCLERKRIQLIEENSRLKEQVTRMARMEMQLGDDSEVVYEEGQSSESVTNASYPRPPVDDDSSDTSLRLGLPLFN